In the genome of Vicia villosa cultivar HV-30 ecotype Madison, WI linkage group LG7, Vvil1.0, whole genome shotgun sequence, one region contains:
- the LOC131616149 gene encoding uncharacterized protein LOC131616149 has translation MNVLTSNVVQQLSLSFSKSLSCFEWQNKSKNALSLTVTVANPPSRSTVIRMGGGPRTYPGGVSKWQWKRMQAKKAKQLLKARLCRERQIYEMRKRAELKAAVSELEKPWEVVEKPPKLFSIKADEQLKVLADRFQKPGGFDLWTENDGPQLFQTPDEFPSARFFPKGVVHSIKPYMKVTSDDLLEEPDGLEDDDGEGYWSEDVIDGEDGSSSPLSYGNNGVSVDGLLINNGNERRYLSEDVDPSHDGEGYSRLSSGRNELNGRGGLRKSGNGRRYLSKDVDPPHDGERSSHLSNGRNELNGRGRLRKNGNGRRYLSEGVDPSHDGERSSHLSSGRNELNGRGGLRKNGNGRRYLSGDVDLSHDGELSSHLSSGRNELNGRVGLRKNGNGRRYLAEDVDRSHGGERSSHLSSGRNELNVRSGLRKNGNGRRYLAEDVDRSHGGERSFHLSSGRNELNVRGGLRKNVNGRRYSLGDVDRSSNEEHYSSLNSGRNELNGGARMRKHGNGRKFIPKGVYGSDDAERSSPSHVKNGVNFDGKFGNKGSARRIMSKDDRSNGTGDIRSSRNKSGRRFISKDVNGSDGMYAGRDGSGRTQRGSNSIAGRSYRKYTQRTSNNASPRVRDADSEVYDMGLQQDGSYQFLESEQSD, from the coding sequence ATGAATGTGTTAACCTCCAATGTGGTACAGCAACTGTCACTATCATTCTCGAAATCGCTATCGTGTTTTGAGTGGCAGAACAAGAGCAAGAATGCGCTGTCCCTCACAGTGACTGTAGCGAACCCACCGTCTCGGTCAACTGTGATCCGAATGGGTGGAGGGCCAAGGACATACCCAGGTGGGGTGTCCAAGTGGCAGTGGAAGAGAATGCAGGCCAAGAAGGCCAAGCAGCTCCTGAAAGCGCGGCTATGCCGGGAGAGACAAATATATGAAATGAGGAAGAGGGCTGAACTTAAGGCTGCTGTGTCTGAGCTTGAGAAGCCTTGGGAGGTGGTTGAGAAGCCCCCCAAGTTGTTCTCTATCAAAGCTGATGAGCAGCTCAAGGTTTTGGCTGATAGGTTTCAAAAGCCTGGTGGGTTTGACCTTTGGACTGAGAATGATGGACCACAGTTGTTTCAAACCCCTGATGAGTTTCCTTCTGCGAGGTTCTTTCCTAAAGGGGTTGTTCATAGTATCAAGCCTTATATGAAGGTTACTAGTGATGACTTGTTGGAGGAACCAGATGGTCTGGAAGACGATGATGGGGAAGGGTATTGGTCAGAAGATGTTATTGATGGTGAGGATGGTTCTTCTTCTCCTTTAAGTTATGGGAATAATGGAGTGAGTGTTGACGGCCTATTGATAAATAATGGGAATGAGAGGAGATATTTGTCAGAGGATGTTGATCCATCCCATGACGGGGAAGGTTATTCTCGTTTGAGTAGTGGGAGGAATGAACTGAATGGTCGTGGTGGATTGAGAAAGAGTGGGAATGGGAGGAGGTATTTGTCAAAGGATGTTGATCCGCCCCATGACGGGGAGCGTTCTTCTCATTTGAGTAATGGGAGGAATGAATTGAATGGTCGTGGTAGATTGAGAAAGAATGGGAATGGCAGGAGGTATTTGTCAGAGGGTGTTGATCCGTCCCATGATGGGGAGCGTTCTTCTCATTTGAGTAGTGGGAGGAATGAGTTGAATGGTCGTGGTGGGTTGAGAAAGAATGGGAATGGGAGGAGGTATTTGTCAGGGGATGTTGATCTCTCCCATGATGGGGAGCTTTCTTCTCATTTGAGTAGTGGAAGAAATGAACTGAATGGTCGTGTTGGATTGAGAAAGAATGGTAATGGGAGGAGGTATTTGGCAGAGGATGTTGATCGGTCCCATGGTGGGGAGCGTTCTTCTCATTTGAGTAGTGGGAGGAATGAGTTGAATGTTCGTAGTGGACTGAGAAAGAATGGCAATGGGAGGAGGTATTTGGCAGAGGATGTTGATCGGTCCCATGGTGGGGAGCGTTCTTTTCATTTGAGTAGTGGGAGGAATGAGTTGAATGTTCGTGGTGGACTGAGAAAGAATGTCAATGGGAGGAGGTATTCGTTAGGAGATGTTGATCGGTCGTCTAATGAAGAGCATTATTCATCCTTGAATTCTGGGAGGAATGAATTGAACGGTGGTGCTAGAATGAGGAAGCACGGGAATGGAAGAAAGTTTATTCCAAAGGGTGTTTATGGGTCGGATGATGCGGAGCGTTCGTCTCCTTCACATGTGAAGAATGGAGTGAATTTTGATGGTAAATTCGGGAACAAAGGGAGTGCAAGGAGGATTATGTCCAAGGATGATCGGTCTAATGGAACTGGTGATATTAGGTCAAGTAGGAACAAGAGTGGAAGGAGGTTTATATCAAAGGATGTTAATGGGTCTGATGGGATGTATGCAGGAAGAGATGGTTCTGGTAGAACACAGAGGGGGAGCAATTCCATTGCAGGCAGAAGTTATAGAAAATATACTCAGAGGACTTCAAACAATGCTTCCCCAAGGGTTAGAGATGCAGATTCTGAAGTTTATGATATGGGTTTGCAACAAGATGGAAGTTATCAATTCCTAGAGAGTGAGCAATCTGACTAA
- the LOC131616151 gene encoding ribose-phosphate pyrophosphokinase 1 isoform X3, whose protein sequence is MSTLLQSSFISPITPRLARVSLRNAVRCNNAVASLNSANGIPYRSAELSANGSTSIPSFLVAPNTRIHDLVNRNRLRIFSGTANPALAQEIACYMGLDLGKIKIKRFADGEIYVQLQESVRGCDVFLVQPTCPPANENLMELLVMIDACRRASAKNITAVIPYFGYARADRKTQGRESIAAKLVANLITEAGANRVLACDLHSGQSMGYFDIPVDHVYGQPVILDYLASKTICSDDLVVVSPDVGGVARARAFAKKLSDAPLAIVDKRRHGHNVAEVMNLIGDVKGKVAVMVDDMIDTAGTIAKGAALLHQEGAREVYACTTHAVFSPPAIERLSSGLFQEVIITNTIPVSEKNYFPQLTVLSVANLLGETIWRVHDDCSLMTLQ, encoded by the exons ATGTCCACTCTACTTCAATCCTCTTTCATTTCTCCGATCACTCCCCGTCTCGCTCGCGTCTCCCTCCGTAACGCCGTC agATGCAATAATGCCGTAGCCTCTTTGAACTCGGCGAACGGAATTCCATATCGTTCCGCTGAACTTTCAGCTAACGGTTCAACTTCCATTCCGAGTTTTCTCGTGGCGCCTAACACTCGCATCCATGATCTCGTTAACAGAAATCGTCTTCGCATATTCTCCGGTACCGCCAATCCCGCACTCGCTCAG GAAATTGCATGCTATATGGGCCTGGATTTGGGGAAAATTAAGATAAAGCGTTTTGCTGATGGTGAAATATATGTCCAACTGCAAGAGAGTGTCAGAGGGTGTGATGTGTTTCTTGTGCAGCCCACATGTCCCCCTGCGAATGAGAATCTTATGGAGCTTCTAGTAATGATTGATGCCTGTAGAAGAGCTTCAGCTAAAAATATTACTGCAGTCATTCCTTATTTTGGATATGCTAGAGCTGATAGAAAG ACTCAAGGGCGTGAATCAATTGCTGCTAAGCTTGTAGCAAATTTAATTACAGAAGCAGGTGCAAATCGTGTTCTTGCATGTGACCTCCATTCTGGGCAGTCTATGGGCTACTTCGATATTCCAGTTGATCATGTGTATGGACAG CCTGTTATACTCGATTACCTTGCTAGCAAGACTATTTGTTCAGATGATTTGGTAGTTGTCTCGCCCGATGTTGGTGGTGTAGCTAGAGCACGTGCTTTTGCCAAAAAGTTATCTGATGCTCCTTTAGCTATTGTTGATAAAAGGCGTCATGGGCATAATGTTGCCGAG GTGATGAATTTGATAGGTGATGTAAAGGGAAAGGTAGCAGTTATGGTAGATGACATGATTGATACTGCTG GGACCATCGCCAAAGGCGCAGCTCTGTTGCATCAAGAAGGGGCAAGAGAAGTCTATGCATGCACTACACATGCTGTTTTCAG TCCTCCTGCTATAGAGAGATTGTCAAGCGGTTTATTTCAAGAAGTTATCATAACTAATACAATTCCAGTTTCCGAGAAGAACTATTTCCCCCAATTAACTGTCTTATCAGTGGCAAACCTTCTGGGCGAGACTATATGGCGTGTTCATGATGACTGCTCA CTGATGACACTGCAGTAA
- the LOC131616151 gene encoding ribose-phosphate pyrophosphokinase 1 isoform X1, translating to MSTLLQSSFISPITPRLARVSLRNAVRCNNAVASLNSANGIPYRSAELSANGSTSIPSFLVAPNTRIHDLVNRNRLRIFSGTANPALAQEIACYMGLDLGKIKIKRFADGEIYVQLQESVRGCDVFLVQPTCPPANENLMELLVMIDACRRASAKNITAVIPYFGYARADRKTQGRESIAAKLVANLITEAGANRVLACDLHSGQSMGYFDIPVDHVYGQPVILDYLASKTICSDDLVVVSPDVGGVARARAFAKKLSDAPLAIVDKRRHGHNVAEVMNLIGDVKGKVAVMVDDMIDTAGTIAKGAALLHQEGAREVYACTTHAVFSPPAIERLSSGLFQEVIITNTIPVSEKNYFPQLTVLSVANLLGETIWRVHDDCSGGIETFSSLGID from the exons ATGTCCACTCTACTTCAATCCTCTTTCATTTCTCCGATCACTCCCCGTCTCGCTCGCGTCTCCCTCCGTAACGCCGTC agATGCAATAATGCCGTAGCCTCTTTGAACTCGGCGAACGGAATTCCATATCGTTCCGCTGAACTTTCAGCTAACGGTTCAACTTCCATTCCGAGTTTTCTCGTGGCGCCTAACACTCGCATCCATGATCTCGTTAACAGAAATCGTCTTCGCATATTCTCCGGTACCGCCAATCCCGCACTCGCTCAG GAAATTGCATGCTATATGGGCCTGGATTTGGGGAAAATTAAGATAAAGCGTTTTGCTGATGGTGAAATATATGTCCAACTGCAAGAGAGTGTCAGAGGGTGTGATGTGTTTCTTGTGCAGCCCACATGTCCCCCTGCGAATGAGAATCTTATGGAGCTTCTAGTAATGATTGATGCCTGTAGAAGAGCTTCAGCTAAAAATATTACTGCAGTCATTCCTTATTTTGGATATGCTAGAGCTGATAGAAAG ACTCAAGGGCGTGAATCAATTGCTGCTAAGCTTGTAGCAAATTTAATTACAGAAGCAGGTGCAAATCGTGTTCTTGCATGTGACCTCCATTCTGGGCAGTCTATGGGCTACTTCGATATTCCAGTTGATCATGTGTATGGACAG CCTGTTATACTCGATTACCTTGCTAGCAAGACTATTTGTTCAGATGATTTGGTAGTTGTCTCGCCCGATGTTGGTGGTGTAGCTAGAGCACGTGCTTTTGCCAAAAAGTTATCTGATGCTCCTTTAGCTATTGTTGATAAAAGGCGTCATGGGCATAATGTTGCCGAG GTGATGAATTTGATAGGTGATGTAAAGGGAAAGGTAGCAGTTATGGTAGATGACATGATTGATACTGCTG GGACCATCGCCAAAGGCGCAGCTCTGTTGCATCAAGAAGGGGCAAGAGAAGTCTATGCATGCACTACACATGCTGTTTTCAG TCCTCCTGCTATAGAGAGATTGTCAAGCGGTTTATTTCAAGAAGTTATCATAACTAATACAATTCCAGTTTCCGAGAAGAACTATTTCCCCCAATTAACTGTCTTATCAGTGGCAAACCTTCTGGGCGAGACTATATGGCGTGTTCATGATGACTGCTCA GGCGGAATTGAAACTTTTTCCAGTTTGGGCATTGATTGA
- the LOC131616151 gene encoding ribose-phosphate pyrophosphokinase 1 isoform X2, producing MSTLLQSSFISPITPRLARVSLRNAVRCNNAVASLNSANGIPYRSAELSANGSTSIPSFLVAPNTRIHDLVNRNRLRIFSGTANPALAQEIACYMGLDLGKIKIKRFADGEIYVQLQESVRGCDVFLVQPTCPPANENLMELLVMIDACRRASAKNITAVIPYFGYARADRKTQGRESIAAKLVANLITEAGANRVLACDLHSGQSMGYFDIPVDHVYGQPVILDYLASKTICSDDLVVVSPDVGGVARARAFAKKLSDAPLAIVDKRRHGHNVAEVMNLIGDVKGKVAVMVDDMIDTAGTIAKGAALLHQEGAREVYACTTHAVFSPPAIERLSSGLFQEVIITNTIPVSEKNYFPQLTVLSVANLLGETIWRVHDDCSVSSIFL from the exons ATGTCCACTCTACTTCAATCCTCTTTCATTTCTCCGATCACTCCCCGTCTCGCTCGCGTCTCCCTCCGTAACGCCGTC agATGCAATAATGCCGTAGCCTCTTTGAACTCGGCGAACGGAATTCCATATCGTTCCGCTGAACTTTCAGCTAACGGTTCAACTTCCATTCCGAGTTTTCTCGTGGCGCCTAACACTCGCATCCATGATCTCGTTAACAGAAATCGTCTTCGCATATTCTCCGGTACCGCCAATCCCGCACTCGCTCAG GAAATTGCATGCTATATGGGCCTGGATTTGGGGAAAATTAAGATAAAGCGTTTTGCTGATGGTGAAATATATGTCCAACTGCAAGAGAGTGTCAGAGGGTGTGATGTGTTTCTTGTGCAGCCCACATGTCCCCCTGCGAATGAGAATCTTATGGAGCTTCTAGTAATGATTGATGCCTGTAGAAGAGCTTCAGCTAAAAATATTACTGCAGTCATTCCTTATTTTGGATATGCTAGAGCTGATAGAAAG ACTCAAGGGCGTGAATCAATTGCTGCTAAGCTTGTAGCAAATTTAATTACAGAAGCAGGTGCAAATCGTGTTCTTGCATGTGACCTCCATTCTGGGCAGTCTATGGGCTACTTCGATATTCCAGTTGATCATGTGTATGGACAG CCTGTTATACTCGATTACCTTGCTAGCAAGACTATTTGTTCAGATGATTTGGTAGTTGTCTCGCCCGATGTTGGTGGTGTAGCTAGAGCACGTGCTTTTGCCAAAAAGTTATCTGATGCTCCTTTAGCTATTGTTGATAAAAGGCGTCATGGGCATAATGTTGCCGAG GTGATGAATTTGATAGGTGATGTAAAGGGAAAGGTAGCAGTTATGGTAGATGACATGATTGATACTGCTG GGACCATCGCCAAAGGCGCAGCTCTGTTGCATCAAGAAGGGGCAAGAGAAGTCTATGCATGCACTACACATGCTGTTTTCAG TCCTCCTGCTATAGAGAGATTGTCAAGCGGTTTATTTCAAGAAGTTATCATAACTAATACAATTCCAGTTTCCGAGAAGAACTATTTCCCCCAATTAACTGTCTTATCAGTGGCAAACCTTCTGGGCGAGACTATATGGCGTGTTCATGATGACTGCTCAGTGAGTAGCATATTTCTGTAA